Proteins encoded by one window of Salarias fasciatus chromosome 1, fSalaFa1.1, whole genome shotgun sequence:
- the ercc5 gene encoding DNA repair protein complementing XP-G cells translates to MGVHGLWRLLESTGKPINPETLEGKILAVDISIWLNQAVKGVRDRDGNSVQNAHLLTLFHRICKLLFFRIKPVFVFDGDAPLLKKQTLALRRQRKEELTRESKQTNEKLLKTFLKRQAIKAALGDKSKEPLPSLSTVRRDEVDDMYVLPALPPAEEKDKYSSEEEEEAEEPSQWEETGSSFHSYERELYENPNSVDINSEEFSSLPPEMKHEILKDMKEFCKRRRTMFQKPPEHSGDFSQYQLAGLLQRNRLNQRLEGVEKEMSQQSAGGAPQLCQDDGDQQSRSVESHRLVSEDHSHYILIKDSKKRETGPDSRPAAAPWTGSALAGCRGRAADKQEPLWRPVHEEEQKTWVGSSKGSKPPDSKPSRADTSPPSPRTLKAIQDAMNDMSDEEGVEETQGDGSVSPRTLQAIKQALAEEGEGASGHMSSSGSKPTTSAHLSGPPVVVSSSEDEAEDPERQKSSLKQEQSLTADDALFDSSSEDEMEEVIGQRNKALRVAALQRTERETQANGEKTQLTEGLGAESEGQQKRQGRLEGRESEREPQRSAPTASSHNASSMSLSPQRREKPPSTETESQPVASEQTRITRTAASDGRKPESSRESDSEESFIDVSEDESKGEEAEESSVTGENKPPELTEDEMLAGEKSEESLSEVPGASAASVSPKDEEKEEEEDRKEENEESELKEEEETPATNEWENFDVEELEALESSLQVEQSHLREQQQQQERMANSVTGQMHLESQELLRLFGVPYLVAPMEAEAQCAALDRADQTHGTITDDSDVWLFGGRHVYKNFFSQNKYVQHYQYSDLQNQLGLDRTKMINLAYLLGSDYTEGVPGVGYVTGMEILNEFPGPGLEPLVQLSAWWSEAQEKKRLVADPRYTKVKKKLKELKLQPGFPNPAVAQAYLQPAVDQSDGSFSWGRPQLDMIKEFCLNRFGWNSRRTEETLQPVIKQLNLQQTQLRIDSFFRLEQQEKQAIRSQRLRRAVTCMKRKERGGGGEEDEDSEEEMSSPSKSEKGSVKKRKGEKEEEKPAAGGGFLGSEMTPESPLKSLVDGGGGGGQESVTVKPASQADQSLSVRTRNSSSSSGDDSDGGPKVAMVTARSVFEGSNRGRRVRSARGRGSTRGRGSLRGRGRGKKE, encoded by the exons ATGGGAGTGCACGGActgtggaggctgctggagagcaCAGGGAAGCCCATCAACCCGGAGACTCTGGAGGGAAAGATCCTCGCTGTCG ACATCAGTATCTGGCTGAACCAGGCAGTGAAAGGTGTCAGGGACCGTGATGGCAACAGCGTCCAGAATGCACACCTTCTCACTCTCTTCCACCGCATCTGTAAGCTGCTCTTCTTTCGTATCAAGCccgtttttgtgtttgatggGGATGCTCCACTGCTGAAGAAGCAGACCTTG GCCCTGAGaaggcagaggaaggaggagttGACCCGTGAGTCCAAACAGACCAATGAAAAACTTCTCAAGACCTTTCTGAAGAGACAGGCAATCAAAGCTGCACTTGGTGATAAAAG CAAGGAGCCTCTGCCCAGCCTCTCCACGGTGAGGAGAGATGAAGTGGATGACATGTATGTTCTGCCTGCACTGCCacctgcagaggagaaggaCAAATACAG ttcagaggaggaggaggaggcggaggagccgAGTCAGTGGGAGGAAACGGGCAGCAGTTTTCACTCATATGAG AGAGAATTGTACGAGAACCCAAACTCAGTGGACATCAACTCTGAGGAGTTTTCCAGCCTGCCTCCTGAAATGAAGCACGAGATCCTCAAAGACATGAAAGAGTTTTGCAAAAGGCGTCGGACCATGTTCCAGAAACCCCCAGAG CATTCAGGAGATTTTTCCCAGTACCAGCTGGCCGGCCTGCTGCAGAGGAACCGCCTGAACCAGCGACTGGAGGGCGTGGAGAAGGAGATGAGCCAGCAGAGCGCTGGCGGCGCTCCGCAGCTTTGCCAGGACGATGGAGATCAGCAGAGCCGCAGCGTGGAGTCGCATCGGCTGGTTTCAGAGGACCACTCGCACTACATCCTCATTAAAG ACTCCAAAAAGCGAGAGACTGGCCCGGACTCCCGGCCTGCAGCTGCGCCCTGGACCGGCAGCGCTCTGGCAGGCTGCAGAGGACGAGCCGCCGACAAACAGGAGCCCCTGTGGCGCCCTGTCCACGAGGAAGAGCAGAAGACATGGGTCGGCTCTTCAAAAGGCTCCAAACCTCCGGATTCCAAGCCGTCTCGGGCAGACACGTCTCCCCCGTCGCCTCGGACGCTCAAGGCGATTCAGGACGCAATGAACGACATGTCAGATGAGGAAGGAGTGGAGGAGACTCAGGGGGATGGCAGCGTGTCTCCTCGTACACTGCAGGCTATTAAACAGGCTCTggcggaggagggagaaggagccAGTGGACATATGAGCAGCTCAGGCAGCAAACCGACTACCAGTGCTCATCTCTCAGGGCCGCCAGTGGtcgtcagcagctcagaggacgAGGCGGAAGATCCAGAACGGCAGAAATCCAGTCTTAAGCAGGAACAAAGTCTAACAGCCGATGATGCTTTATTTGATAGTAGCTCTGAAGATGAGATGGAGGAGGTGATTGGACAGAGAAATAAAGCGCTTCGCGTTGCTGCGTTGCAaaggacagagagggagacgcAAGCAAATGGTGAAAAGACACAGCTGACGGAGGGTTTAGGTGCAGAAAGTGAAGGTCAGCAAAAGAGGCAAGGACGGCTTGAGGGACGAGAATCGGAGCGCGAACCGCAGCGCAGCGCTCCGACTGCATCCAGTCACAACGCATCGTCTATGAGCCTCTCTCCCCAGAGACGTGAGAAACCGCCCAGCACCGAGACTGAAAGTCAACCTGTAGCATCAGAGCAGACGAGAATCACACGCACCGCAGCTTCAGATGGGCGGAAGCCAGAATCCAGCAGGGAGAGTGATTCAGAAG agaGTTTCATTGACGTGTCAGAAGATGAATCGAAAggggaggaagcggaggaatcGTCTGTAACTGGAGAGAATAAACCTCCTGAACTCACAGAGGACGAGATGCTGGCAGGAGAAAAGTCAGAGGAAAGTCTGTCTGAGGTTCCCGGTGCTTCGGCTGCTTCTGTGAGTccaaaagatgaagaaaaagaagaagaagaagacagaaaggaaGAGAATGAAGAGAgtgagctgaaggaggaggaggaaactcCGGCCACCAACGAATGGGAAAACTTCGATGTG gaggagctggaggctctggagagctcgctgcaggtggagcagagccacctgagggagcagcagcaacagcaggagAGGATGGCCAACTCTGTCACCGGCCAGATGCATCTGGAAAGCCAG GAGCTGCTGCGGCTGTTCGGCGTGCCGTACCTGGTGGCTCCCATGGAGGCCGAGGCTCAGTGCGCGGCGCTGGACCGAGCTGACCAGACTCACGGGACCATCACGGACGACTCCGACGTCTGGCTGTTCGGGGGACGACACGTGTACAAGAACTTCTTCAGCCAGAACAAATACGTCCAGCACTACCAGTACAgcgacctgcagaaccagctgg gCCTGGACAGAACCAAAATGATCAATCTGGCCTACCTGCTCGGAAGCGACTACACAGAGGGGGTGCCCGGGGTCGGCTATGTGACTGGTATGGAGATACTGAACGAGTTTCCAGGACCGGGACTGGAGCCGCTTGTacagctgag cgCGTGGTGGTCGGAGGCTCAGGAGAAAAAGCGCCTGGTGGCCGATCCTCGGTACACGAAGGTGAAGAAGAAACTGAAGGAGCTGAAACTGCAGCCCGGCTTCCCGAACCCCGCGGTGGCTCAGGCCTACCTGCAGCCCGCCGTCGACCAGTCGGACGGCTCCTTCAGCTGGGGGCGGCCGCAGCTGGACATGATCAAAGA GTTCTGCCTGAACCGTTTTGGTTGGAACAgccggaggacggaggagacgcTTCAGCCGGTCATCAAGCAGctcaacctgcagcag acTCAGCTGCGAATCGACTCTTTCTTCcgcctggagcagcaggagaagcaggcGATCCGCAGCCAGCGCCTCCGGCGAGCCGTCACCTGcatgaagaggaaggagagaggaggaggaggggaggaagacgaggacagcgaggaggaaATGTCTTCCCCGTCCAAATCCGAGAAAGGGAgcgtgaagaaaagaaaaggagagaaggaagaggagaagccCGCGGCCGGAGGAGGGTTTCTGGGCTCGGAGATGACTCCAGAATCTCCTCTCAAATCCCTCgtagacggcggcggcggcggcggccaggaGTCCGTCACAGTAAAACCTGCTTCGCAGGCCGATCAGAGTCTGTCTGTGAGgaccagaaacagcagcagcagctccggtgACGACAGTGACGGTGGGCCGAAGGTCGCCATGGTTACGGCGCGGTCTGTGTTCGAGGGCAGCAACAGAGGGCGGCGAGTTCGGAGCGcacgaggaagaggaagcacGAGAGGAAGAGGCAGCCTGAGGGGAAGAGGTCGAGGAAAGAAGGAGTGA
- the blzf1 gene encoding golgin-45 isoform X1 encodes MTAAVRGSAVVPVRGPGDGMETEKPPSTLEVITDALSPGPSEGPLLKIASPKHSPKSAPPAPVAAPQPPGVLHLGKVSREVCTEVEAVRIIIPRAAISRSSRAGPAEGKGEAGQQQAEESSSPPLPQVEDWRVQMEKLQNSERRLLQDKEGLSNQLRVQTEINRELKKLLVASVGDDLEYQFERLAREKNQLILENEALGRSLAHTAEQLERMSIQCDVWRSKFLASRVMAEELTNARAALQRQTREAQGAIQDLLLEREEFSRHMMLTHRSLEQLLVSLQWGRQQTYYPSAQPLSTGELAAANQKLADAINSHQQGLLHNHLKVLTAGLKSLSDIPPDFSDVVMPEKVKLKFLSKVPNLSKAVKEPKRLRDIRGPEPGETTFKTGQYGILALGGGYIHWGHIEMIRLTINRKMDPRTTFAEWGIEAPYKPITRKGLGQRMGGGKGAIDHYVTPVRSGRLIVEMGGKVELGEVEHILTEISKKLPFPAKVVSRESLEAMKKEQIEMEQNNQNPWTFKQIARANMLGIRKVLSPHDLRYHGRYTGKFYLPGRV; translated from the exons ATGACTGCTGCTGTGAGAG GTTCGGCCGTCGTGCCTGTCCGAGGTCCTGGTGATGGCATGGAAACTGAAAAACCACCTTCTACTCTGGAGGTGATCACCGACGCACTGTCACCAGGTCCATCCGAGGGTCCACTTTTAAAGATCGCGAGCCCGAAGCACAGCCCCAAATCTGCTCCCCCGGCGCCCGTCGCCGCCCCCCAGCCTCCCGGGGTGCTCCACTTGGGAAAGGTCAGTCGGGAGGTGTGTACAGAAGTGGAGGCTGTGAGGATCATCATCCCTCGGGCTGCCATCAGCCGGAGCAGCCGTGCCGGGCCCGCCGAGGGGAAAGGGGAGGCCGGTCAACAGCAGGCCGAGGAGTCCAGCTCCCCTCCGCTCCCCcaggtggaggactggagggttcagatggagaagctgcagaactCTGAACGCAGACTGCTGCAGGACAAAGAGGGTCTTTCTAATCAGCTCCGTGTGCAAACAGAG ATAAACCGTGAGTTGAAGAAGCTGCTGGTGGCTTCGGTCGGCGATGATCTTGAGTACCAGTTTGAGCGTCTCGCACGCGAGAAGAACCAGCTGATTTTGGAAAACGAGGCTCTGGGCCGCAGTTTGGCTCACACCGCGGAACAGCTGGAGCGAATGAGCATCCAGTGCGATGTCTGGAGGAGCAAGTTCCTGGCCAGCAG GGTCATGGCCGAGGAGCTGACGAACGccagagcagctctgcagagacaaACCAGAGAGGCACAGGGAGCAATTCAGGACCTGCTCTTAGAGAGAGAGGAGTTCTCCAGACACATGATGCTCACCCACAG gtctctggagcagctcctggtgtctctgcagtgGGGCAGGCAGCAGACGTATTACCCCAGCGCGCAGCCCCTGAGCACAGGAGAGCTGGCGGCCGCCAACCAGAAGCTTGCGGATGCCATCAACTCCCAC CAACA AGGACTTTTGCACAATCACTTGAAAGTCCTCACTGCAGGTCTGAAGTCATTGAGCGACATCCCCCCTGACTTCAGTG ATGTGGTGATGCCAGAGAAAGTCAAGCTTAAGTTTCTCAGCAAGGTGCCCAACTTAAGTAAGGCAGTGAAAGAGCCAAAGAGACTGCGAGACATCAGAGGCCCGGAACCAGGAGAGACCACCTTCAAGACTGGACAATATGGAATATTG GCTTTGGGAGGGGGCTATATCCATTGGGGCCACATCGAGATGATCCGTCTAACGATCAACCGCAAGATGGATCCACGGACAACGTTTGCCGAGTGGGGCATTGAAGCCCCGTATAAGCCCATCACGCGAAAGGGTCTTGGTCAGCGCatgggaggaggaaaaggagccATCGACCACTACGTGACGCCAGTCCGGAGCGGCCGGCTCATCGTGGAGATGGGAGGGAAGGTGGAGCTGGGCGAGGTCGAGCACATCCTGACTGAAATCTCTAAAAAGCTTCCCTTCCCCGCTAAG GTTGTGAGTCGAGAGAGCCTCGAAGCCATGAAGAAGGAGCAGATTGAAATGGAGCAGAACAATCAGAACCCCTGGACCTTCAAGCAGATCGCTCGAGCCAACATGTTGGGGATCAGGAAGGTGCTCAGTCCTCACGACCTGCGCTATCACGGACGCTACACAGGCAAATTTTATTTACCTGGTCGGGTGTGA
- the txnl4b gene encoding thioredoxin-like protein 4B has translation MSLFLPKLTCKKDIDEAIKGVAEKVVVLRFGRDDDSVCLQLDEILSKTAHDLSNMASIYIVDVDNSPIYTRYFDISYIPSTVFFFNGQHMKVDYGSPDHTKFVGSFKTKQDFMDLIEVIYRGAMRGKMIVQSPIDPQNIPKYDLLYHGI, from the exons ATGAGTTTATTTTTGCCCAAATTAACCTGCAAAAAAGACATAGATGAGGCTATCAAAGGGGTGGCAGAGAAAGTCGTAGTCCTGAGGTTTGGCAGAGACGATGACTCCGTTTGTCTGCAGCTCGATGAGATA cTGTCAAAAACCGCTCATGACTTGAGTAACATGGCGTCAATCTACATCGTCGATGTGGACAATTCTCCCATTTACACAAGATACTTTGACATCAGCTACATCCCCTCCACTGTCTTCTTCTTCAACGGGCAACACATGAAAGTGGATTATGG ctctCCAGATCACACCAAGTTTGTTGGCAGCTTCAAGACCAAGCAAGATTTCATGGATCTGATCGAGGTCATATACAGAGGAGCCATGCGGGGGAAAATGATCGTGCAGAGTCCAATAGATCCCCAGAATATTCCCAAATATGACCTCCTTTATCATGGGATCTAG
- the blzf1 gene encoding golgin-45 isoform X2 produces the protein MTAAVRGSAVVPVRGPGDGMETEKPPSTLEVITDALSPGPSEGPLLKIASPKHSPKSAPPAPVAAPQPPGVLHLGKVSREVCTEVEAVRIIIPRAAISRSSRAGPAEGKGEAGQQQAEESSSPPLPQVEDWRVQMEKLQNSERRLLQDKEGLSNQLRVQTEINRELKKLLVASVGDDLEYQFERLAREKNQLILENEALGRSLAHTAEQLERMSIQCDVWRSKFLASRVMAEELTNARAALQRQTREAQGAIQDLLLEREEFSRHMMLTHRSLEQLLVSLQWGRQQTYYPSAQPLSTGELAAANQKLADAINSHLLGNTRSSSVAKSSSNSTTAQQLCSTPAEKMAEKVLKILDPISCSENKTEAPLGDSAPSNFINSKKSIGRFHPYTRYENITFNCCERCTGDILVL, from the exons ATGACTGCTGCTGTGAGAG GTTCGGCCGTCGTGCCTGTCCGAGGTCCTGGTGATGGCATGGAAACTGAAAAACCACCTTCTACTCTGGAGGTGATCACCGACGCACTGTCACCAGGTCCATCCGAGGGTCCACTTTTAAAGATCGCGAGCCCGAAGCACAGCCCCAAATCTGCTCCCCCGGCGCCCGTCGCCGCCCCCCAGCCTCCCGGGGTGCTCCACTTGGGAAAGGTCAGTCGGGAGGTGTGTACAGAAGTGGAGGCTGTGAGGATCATCATCCCTCGGGCTGCCATCAGCCGGAGCAGCCGTGCCGGGCCCGCCGAGGGGAAAGGGGAGGCCGGTCAACAGCAGGCCGAGGAGTCCAGCTCCCCTCCGCTCCCCcaggtggaggactggagggttcagatggagaagctgcagaactCTGAACGCAGACTGCTGCAGGACAAAGAGGGTCTTTCTAATCAGCTCCGTGTGCAAACAGAG ATAAACCGTGAGTTGAAGAAGCTGCTGGTGGCTTCGGTCGGCGATGATCTTGAGTACCAGTTTGAGCGTCTCGCACGCGAGAAGAACCAGCTGATTTTGGAAAACGAGGCTCTGGGCCGCAGTTTGGCTCACACCGCGGAACAGCTGGAGCGAATGAGCATCCAGTGCGATGTCTGGAGGAGCAAGTTCCTGGCCAGCAG GGTCATGGCCGAGGAGCTGACGAACGccagagcagctctgcagagacaaACCAGAGAGGCACAGGGAGCAATTCAGGACCTGCTCTTAGAGAGAGAGGAGTTCTCCAGACACATGATGCTCACCCACAG gtctctggagcagctcctggtgtctctgcagtgGGGCAGGCAGCAGACGTATTACCCCAGCGCGCAGCCCCTGAGCACAGGAGAGCTGGCGGCCGCCAACCAGAAGCTTGCGGATGCCATCAACTCCCACCTGCTGGGCAACACACGCAGCAGCAGTGTGGCGAAAAGTAGCAGCAACAGCACGACAgctcagcagctctgcagcacgcCGGCCGAGAAGATGGCAGAAAAG gTGCTGAAGATTCTGGATCCGATCTCGTGCTCGGAAAACAAGACAGAGGCTCCCCTCggtgactccgccccctcaaaTTTCATCAACAGCAAGAAGAGCATCGGGAGATTTCACCCTTACACCCGCTATGAGAACATCACTTTCAACTGCTGCGAGCGCTGCACAGGAGACATCCTGGTGCTGTAG
- the trmt10c gene encoding tRNA methyltransferase 10 homolog C: MFRLFAASSCNALWECSHFVASCVVKRRSGSFLLAKHHLPRPLSTGTPRWKDALQVKSDKAEETETLDLDKWKSVMRSRAAFEEKQATNEAEESNDGENMQELDSDLKAGASLEATRELVVMWREAGKLVPKEITDEELEALAKLTTKSSRKKYLKFLAVKEGHKLARKAKQERKKIERETLKKERSNAEGEDDEPKLKNTPFLSFWSRSLDRQLAWRCANAMIFGQPLVIDMSYESNMSRREIENTVSQLMEVEAWNRRASDPFHLHFCNLQPDGQYKQELLKRYGTETWDRLFITDTDRQHVEVFPKQQLVYLTADSPNLLRTFDHSKVYIIGALVDRSIQKGLSLANAKRLKLATARLPLDEFLHWDIGAKNLTLDQMIRIMLTLKESGKWEEALKFVPQRKHDGFHQQQEQMNRRDIKHKPRADNEGPSWLRDTNGSKTPKRSDQIFPKARKDSGFSVRDRVSGSISKRENLSASTTVRSSLKSLMEAKKKSGKQKM; encoded by the coding sequence ATGTTCCGGCTCTTTGCGGCCAGCAGTTGTAATGCACTGTGGGAATGCAGTCATTTTGTTGCATCGTGTGTTGTCAAAAGAAGATCCGGCAGTTTTCTTCTGGCCAAGCATCACCTCCCCCGCCCGCTGAGCACAGGAACCCCGCGGTGGAAAGATGCTCTCCAGGTGAAATCAGATAAAGCCGAAGAAACCGAGACATTAGATCTAGACAAGTGGAAGAGTGTGATGAGATCCAGAGCTGCCTTTGAAGAGAAACAGGCGACCAATGAAGCTGAAGAAAGCAATGatggtgaaaacatgcaggaactGGACAGTGATCTGAAGGCTGGCGCTTCACTGGAGGCGACCCGAGAGCTGGTGGTGATGTGGAGGGAAGCCGGGAAGCTCGTGCCTAAAGAGATAACCGATGAAGAGTTGGAAGCACTGGCAAAGCTCACCACTAAGTCTTCTCGAAAGAAGTACCTGAAGTTCCTGGCTGTCAAGGAGGGTCACAAGCTGGCGCGCAAAGCAAAGCAGGAGCGGAAAAAGATTGAAAGGGAAaccttgaaaaaagaaaggagcaaTGCAGAGGGAGAGGATGATGAACCCAAGCTGAAAAACACTCCCTTCCTTTCATTTTGGAGCCGCTCCCTTGACAGGCAGCTTGCCTGGAGGTGTGCAAATGCCATGATATTTGGTCAGCCGCTGGTGATTGACATGAGTTATGAGTCCAACATGTCCAGGCGGGAGATCGAAAACACGGTGTcccagctgatggaggtggaggcgtGGAACCGACGTGCCTCTGATCCTTTCCACCTCCACTTCTGCAACCTGCAGCCAGATGGGCAGTACAAGCAGGAGCTGCTCAAGCGCTATGGCACAGAAACATGGGACCGATTGTTCATCACCGACACCGACCGTCAGCATGTGGAGGTTTTCCCAAAACAACAGCTCGTCTACCTCACTGCAGACTCGCCCAATTTGCTCCGCACTTTCGATCACTCCAAGGTGTATATTATTGGAGCTCTGGTGGACCGGTCGATCCAGAAAGGCCTGTCGTTGGCCAACGCGAAGCGCCTGAAGCTGGCCACGGCCCGGTTACCTCTTGATGAGTTTCTGCACTGGGACATTGGAGCCAAAAACTTGACTCTGGACCAGATGATCCGCATCATGCTCACTCTCAAAGAATCGGGGAAATGGGAGGAGGCATTAAAGTTCGTGCCTCAGAGAAAGCATGACGGCTTTCACCAACAGCAAGAGCAGATGAACAGACGGGACATTAAGCACAAACCAAGAGCGGACAATGAGGGACCGTCGTGGCTCAGAGACACTAACGGTAGTAAAACCCCTAAAAGGTCGGACCAAATTTTTCCCAAGGCCCGAAAAGACTCTGGGTTCAGCGTTCGAGACAGAGTGTCTGGTTCAAtcagcaaaagagaaaatctGTCAGCCTCAACCACAGTTCGGAGTTCATTAAAAAGCCTCATGgaagccaaaaaaaagtcaggaaaacagaagatgTGA
- the mettl21e gene encoding methyltransferase like 21e, with product MDDQQSKAMEDSKIKQEGAAADAELAEAILSHQFHPSVLGPESWEGYVFSDLEIRIKESTDLYGAVLWPSAIVLCHFLETNRDEYNLMDKNVIELGAGTGLVTIVASLLGAKVTSTDLPDVLGNLLYNVARNTKDRCKYIPVVTELVWGQGVDKRFPRATHCFDYILAADVVYAHPYLQELMDTFDYLCQGNTQILWAMRFRLDPENSFVDRFRQRFHVEELYNLPSLSIKLYRAWRKDKGSKDPKDAAE from the exons ATGGACGACCAGCAGAGTAAGGCCATGGAGGACTCCAAGATCAAACAAGAAG GTGCCGCTGCGGATGCAGAATTAGCCGAAGCCATCCTGTCGCACCAGTTCCACCCATCTGTCCTCGGCCCGGAGAGCTGGGAGGGATACGTCTTTTCAGACCTGGAAATCCGCATCAAAGAGTCGACGGACCTCTACGGAGCCGTGCTCTGGCCTTCG GCGATCGTGCTCTGTCACTTCTTGGAGACCAATCGAGACGAGTACAACCTGATGGACAAAAACGTGATTGAGCTGGGAGCTGGAACGGGGCTCGTCACCATCGTGGCCAGTTTGTTAG GTGCTAAGGTCACTTCTACAGACCTTCCAGATGTGCTGGGAAACCTGCTGTACAATGTCGCGCGAAACACAAAAGACAGATGCAAGTATATTCCTGTG GTCACCGAACTGGTCTGGGGTCAGGGCGTGGATAAACGCTTCCCTCGTGCCACGCACTGTTTCGACTACATCCTGGCAGCTGACGTCGTGTACGCCCACCCTTACCTGCAGGAGCTGATGGATACCTTCGACTACCTGTGCCAGGGAAACACGCAGATCCTCTGGGCCATGCGTTTCCGTCTGGACCCAGAGAACAGCTTCGTGGATCGTTTCAGGCAGCGTTTCCACGTGGAGGAGCTCTACAACCTCCCAAGTCTGAGCATCAAACTGTACCGAGCGTGGAGGAAGGACAAGGGGAGCAAAGATCCCAAAGACGCTGCTGAATGA
- the blzf1 gene encoding golgin-45 isoform X3, with the protein MLSFVKASLGGLTAACRVHGRQPGLLHNHLKVLTAGLKSLSDIPPDFSDVVMPEKVKLKFLSKVPNLSKAVKEPKRLRDIRGPEPGETTFKTGQYGILALGGGYIHWGHIEMIRLTINRKMDPRTTFAEWGIEAPYKPITRKGLGQRMGGGKGAIDHYVTPVRSGRLIVEMGGKVELGEVEHILTEISKKLPFPAKVVSRESLEAMKKEQIEMEQNNQNPWTFKQIARANMLGIRKVLSPHDLRYHGRYTGKFYLPGRV; encoded by the exons ATGCTGTCCTTCGTCAAGGCTTCGTTGGGAGGACTGACCGCGGCGTGCAGAGTCCACGGCCGCCAGCCAG GACTTTTGCACAATCACTTGAAAGTCCTCACTGCAGGTCTGAAGTCATTGAGCGACATCCCCCCTGACTTCAGTG ATGTGGTGATGCCAGAGAAAGTCAAGCTTAAGTTTCTCAGCAAGGTGCCCAACTTAAGTAAGGCAGTGAAAGAGCCAAAGAGACTGCGAGACATCAGAGGCCCGGAACCAGGAGAGACCACCTTCAAGACTGGACAATATGGAATATTG GCTTTGGGAGGGGGCTATATCCATTGGGGCCACATCGAGATGATCCGTCTAACGATCAACCGCAAGATGGATCCACGGACAACGTTTGCCGAGTGGGGCATTGAAGCCCCGTATAAGCCCATCACGCGAAAGGGTCTTGGTCAGCGCatgggaggaggaaaaggagccATCGACCACTACGTGACGCCAGTCCGGAGCGGCCGGCTCATCGTGGAGATGGGAGGGAAGGTGGAGCTGGGCGAGGTCGAGCACATCCTGACTGAAATCTCTAAAAAGCTTCCCTTCCCCGCTAAG GTTGTGAGTCGAGAGAGCCTCGAAGCCATGAAGAAGGAGCAGATTGAAATGGAGCAGAACAATCAGAACCCCTGGACCTTCAAGCAGATCGCTCGAGCCAACATGTTGGGGATCAGGAAGGTGCTCAGTCCTCACGACCTGCGCTATCACGGACGCTACACAGGCAAATTTTATTTACCTGGTCGGGTGTGA